The following coding sequences lie in one Silvanigrella aquatica genomic window:
- a CDS encoding SGNH/GDSL hydrolase family protein produces MKKKTFLIFLNAVVFIFFLLSFTSSQAADYYISCYYYDSNQGKDSKNPSLMRPSTIFPGASSNFYWAIDDDSQKYTKLSGFIEDGFFLELRLNQKEVVQKCNHAIEVGTVIWRTKPTFKLYDIKASRSNYDGFEYPIRFVKDDNNKSAIKQIVVFGDSLSDTGNLKRWTKVMPYFPFWFGRFSDGFIWNDYLNKLTNIPILNFSYGGAKTEGSNNFYVKDYTDYILSSGRNIVTGSSKDYINNYINNYLTANSYQTKTYNITRPKDTLYIIWIGANDYISTLTTEQFTEDFFDYPDSIGGSNTVSKRAVDNIIDQIEILQQRGAYHFLVLNLPDFGKTPLVMDMFYNKHNSDMPDRAEFASKISNVIQNYNKYLDTGIKKLKRNLDDEIDITYLDLGSNFDLLLSGKNLYTNENFDYGFSLLNSKYPIEGSDNKFIQNYCYKAGYLKASKLILSSDKSANDFALKNSCQTPDGKINKFAIFWNSPHPTSYTHCWISYVVQKKLEGVDLIKKLDISIDDMKKYCTTSVQ; encoded by the coding sequence ATGAAAAAAAAGACCTTTTTAATATTCTTAAATGCAGTTGTTTTTATATTCTTCTTACTTTCATTCACATCTTCACAAGCAGCTGATTATTATATTTCATGTTATTACTATGACTCAAATCAAGGAAAAGACAGTAAAAATCCTTCATTAATGAGACCGAGTACAATTTTTCCAGGTGCAAGTTCTAATTTTTATTGGGCAATTGATGACGACTCTCAAAAATACACCAAACTCAGCGGTTTTATTGAGGATGGATTTTTCCTCGAATTGCGTCTCAACCAAAAAGAAGTCGTGCAAAAATGCAATCATGCTATTGAAGTAGGGACTGTTATTTGGAGAACAAAACCCACCTTTAAACTTTATGACATAAAGGCTTCACGCTCAAATTATGATGGATTTGAATATCCCATTCGATTCGTAAAAGATGACAACAATAAATCCGCAATTAAACAAATTGTTGTTTTTGGAGATAGCTTGTCTGATACAGGAAATTTAAAACGCTGGACAAAGGTTATGCCTTACTTTCCTTTCTGGTTTGGACGATTTTCTGACGGATTTATTTGGAATGACTATTTAAATAAATTAACAAATATTCCCATATTAAATTTCTCCTATGGTGGTGCAAAAACAGAAGGATCTAATAATTTTTATGTCAAAGATTATACGGATTACATTTTATCTTCTGGTAGAAATATCGTAACAGGAAGCTCAAAAGATTATATTAATAATTATATTAATAATTATTTAACCGCTAATTCTTATCAAACAAAAACGTATAATATAACCCGCCCTAAGGATACTCTATATATTATTTGGATTGGCGCAAATGATTACATATCTACCTTAACAACAGAACAATTTACTGAAGATTTTTTTGATTATCCTGACAGTATTGGTGGCTCAAATACAGTTTCAAAAAGGGCGGTAGATAATATTATCGATCAAATTGAAATTTTGCAACAGCGAGGAGCTTATCACTTTTTAGTGCTAAACTTACCTGACTTTGGTAAAACCCCCCTAGTTATGGATATGTTTTATAATAAACACAACTCGGACATGCCCGATCGCGCCGAATTTGCCTCAAAAATATCAAATGTTATTCAAAATTATAATAAATATCTTGATACTGGAATTAAAAAACTAAAGAGAAATTTAGATGATGAAATTGATATCACTTATCTTGATTTAGGATCAAATTTTGATTTATTATTATCTGGAAAAAATTTGTATACAAATGAAAATTTTGACTATGGTTTTTCATTATTGAACTCAAAATATCCTATAGAAGGAAGTGACAATAAATTTATTCAAAATTATTGTTACAAAGCAGGATATTTAAAAGCCTCTAAACTCATTTTAAGCAGTGATAAAAGCGCGAACGATTTTGCTTTAAAAAATAGTTGCCAAACACCAGATGGCAAAATAAATAAATTTGCTATTTTTTGGAACTCACCCCATCCCACAAGTTATACGCACTGCTGGATTTCCTATGTCGTTCAAAAAAAACTGGAAGGGGTCGATCTGATAAAGAAACTAGATATATCTATAGATGATATGAAAAAATACTGTACTACCAGTGTTCAATAA